The sequence GCGGAAATTGTCTCCCCAGATAGAACCATTGTCCAATTGTTTTTTACCATCGAGTTTTTTCCTCAATTTTTTTCTTGAACACGTTCAAAAAATAGATTACATTTTGAACGTGTTCAAAAATGTGCCTTGAACAATCTAACCACAGGAGGAATTATGCTTTACAAACAAGTTGTTACAGGTGCTTTCGGGTATTCCGGCAAGTACATTGCTCAACGCTTACTGGCCGCCGGGGAGAAGGTCTGCACTCTCACAAACTCGAGCGGGCGAGAAAATTCATTCGGAGGGAATATTGAGGTTCGGCCTTTGAATTTTAACAATTCAGCGCAACTTGTGGAATCCTTGAGCGGTACACGCGTTTTGTACAACACTTACTGGGTTCGGTTTAATCACAAGGATTTCACTCATCAGGAAGCAGTGACGAACACTTTTAAGCTGTTTGCTGCCGCCAAAGAGGCGGGCGTCCAAAGAGTCGTTCACGTGAGCATTACCAATCCCAGACTAGATTCGCCGTTGGAATATTTTAAAGGAAAAGCGGAAATAGAAAAGGAATTGATCCAATCGGGCCTGTCGTACTGCATCCTTCGCCCTGCGGTCCTGTTTGGTAAGGAAGACATTCTAATCAATAATATTGCCTGGGCCCTGAGACGCTTGCCCGTTTTTGGGGTTTTTGGCGATGGAGGCTATGGCCTGCAACCGATTTACGTGGATGATCTGGCTCAACTGGCCATCCAGCACGCCCAAGAGTCCAAAAATGAAATCATCGATGCCATAGGGCCTGAAACCTTTACTTACCGAGAACTGGCAACGACCATCGGGGATATCATCGGACGTCGCCGACCGATCATCGGCGTTCCTCCATGGATGGGATATATGACAGGATGGCTGCTTGGGAAAATAGTTGGTGACGTCCTGATCACGCGGGAAGAGATCCAGGGTCTTATGGCCAATCTTCTCTGCACGCGCTCGAGTCCCACAGGATCTACACGCCTGACCGATTGGGCCAAGCGGAACGCGGATCGCCTGGGGACCCGATATGCCAATGAACTCTTCCGCAGACAAAATCGTGAGGCTGCTTATGATGAAAGAAACGGATAAAGCCAAGAAAACTCGCGCCCAAATCCTGCAAGCGGCGCTGGAACTTTTCTATGAGAATGGTTTTGAAAAAACCACTCTACGGGACGTTGCTAAGAAGAGCGGCATGGCCCTAGGCGCGACTTACTATTATTTTCATTCCAAGGAAGAAATGGTCTTCGAGTTTTATGCCCAAACTCACGAAGAGGCCTTGGTGCGTAATGCGCTTATTGTG comes from Deltaproteobacteria bacterium and encodes:
- a CDS encoding NAD(P)H-binding protein, with protein sequence MLYKQVVTGAFGYSGKYIAQRLLAAGEKVCTLTNSSGRENSFGGNIEVRPLNFNNSAQLVESLSGTRVLYNTYWVRFNHKDFTHQEAVTNTFKLFAAAKEAGVQRVVHVSITNPRLDSPLEYFKGKAEIEKELIQSGLSYCILRPAVLFGKEDILINNIAWALRRLPVFGVFGDGGYGLQPIYVDDLAQLAIQHAQESKNEIIDAIGPETFTYRELATTIGDIIGRRRPIIGVPPWMGYMTGWLLGKIVGDVLITREEIQGLMANLLCTRSSPTGSTRLTDWAKRNADRLGTRYANELFRRQNREAAYDERNG